One part of the Streptomyces sp. NBC_00286 genome encodes these proteins:
- a CDS encoding arylamine N-acetyltransferase family protein has product MESVQADAYLQRIGADRPALPTADALRELHLRHLLAVPFENLSIHLGEEIVLEEKRLLDKLVGARRGGFCYELNGAFGALLAELGFEVTLLAARVYGEEGRLGIPFDHLALRVRTSDGGDWLVDVGFGANSHYPLAFRERGEQADPGGTFQLVEAGADPAGVRGGAVGSAGARDLDLDLDLALELDLDVLRDGTPQYRLELRPRALEDCVSGAWWHSTSPVSHFTRSLVCSRLTDDGGRITLSGRKLTITAADGTKEVSDLATDEEVLEAYRERFGIVLERVPTLGGAYS; this is encoded by the coding sequence ATGGAATCCGTACAGGCAGACGCATATCTCCAGCGGATCGGGGCTGACCGACCGGCGCTGCCCACCGCTGACGCTCTCCGGGAACTGCACCTGCGGCATCTGCTGGCCGTGCCGTTCGAGAATCTGTCGATCCATCTGGGAGAGGAGATCGTGCTGGAGGAGAAACGGCTCTTGGACAAGCTGGTGGGGGCCCGGCGGGGCGGCTTCTGTTACGAGCTGAACGGGGCGTTCGGGGCGCTGCTCGCGGAACTGGGCTTCGAGGTGACGCTCCTCGCGGCACGGGTGTACGGGGAGGAGGGGCGGCTGGGCATTCCCTTCGACCATCTCGCGCTGCGGGTGCGGACGTCGGACGGGGGTGACTGGCTGGTCGATGTCGGCTTCGGGGCGAACAGCCACTATCCGCTGGCCTTCCGGGAGCGGGGCGAACAGGCGGATCCGGGCGGCACGTTCCAGTTGGTGGAGGCCGGGGCGGATCCGGCCGGAGTGCGAGGAGGCGCCGTGGGCTCCGCGGGCGCCAGGGACCTGGACCTGGACCTGGATCTGGCCTTGGAGCTGGACCTGGACGTCCTGCGGGACGGTACACCTCAGTACCGACTGGAGCTGCGGCCACGGGCGCTCGAGGACTGCGTGAGCGGTGCCTGGTGGCACAGCACCTCGCCGGTGTCGCACTTCACGCGATCCCTCGTCTGTTCGCGGCTCACCGACGACGGTGGCCGAATCACGCTCAGCGGACGGAAGCTCACGATCACTGCCGCCGATGGGACGAAGGAGGTATCGGATCTGGCCACGGACGAGGAGGTGTTGGAGGCGTACCGGGAGCGATTCGGAATCGTGCTGGAGCGCGTTCCGACGCTAGGGGGAGCGTATTCCTGA
- a CDS encoding YceI family protein, translated as MVGRWLGSRKNRVQGTGAGLRAALPMPTGAGMLSCRVLDPVNQPVSHAEFTVSDVRGRRVVGGGVDPFGSFMATVPAGEYRLGVSAEGFTPIRESATVRENSVTSLGDMALRIAQPPQLPEPGDWEIEPTHSSIGFTARHIGLARVHGRFNTFAGVIRVADPVEHTAMHVVIDASSIDTNVKMRDDHLRSADFLDVDRFPTLEFYSDRFVHKGGNRWAVTGALSLHGVTRTVTLDTEYLGIGNGMEGEVRAACRATTELRRDDFTVSWQTMLARGIAVVGPSIQIALDVQVVPKS; from the coding sequence ATGGTCGGCCGGTGGCTGGGAAGCCGTAAGAACCGAGTGCAAGGAACGGGTGCGGGCCTCCGCGCTGCCCTGCCGATGCCGACGGGTGCCGGGATGCTCAGCTGCCGGGTGCTGGATCCCGTCAACCAGCCGGTGTCGCATGCCGAGTTCACGGTCAGCGACGTCAGGGGGCGCAGAGTGGTCGGCGGGGGCGTGGATCCCTTCGGGTCGTTCATGGCGACGGTTCCCGCGGGGGAGTACCGGCTCGGGGTGTCGGCGGAGGGGTTCACGCCGATCCGGGAGAGCGCCACGGTGCGGGAGAACTCGGTGACCTCGCTCGGCGACATGGCGCTTCGCATCGCCCAGCCTCCCCAGCTGCCCGAGCCGGGGGACTGGGAGATCGAGCCGACGCATTCCTCGATCGGGTTCACCGCGCGGCACATCGGGCTGGCGCGGGTTCATGGCCGGTTCAACACCTTCGCCGGGGTGATACGGGTCGCCGACCCGGTGGAGCACACGGCGATGCACGTGGTGATCGACGCCTCCTCCATCGACACCAATGTGAAGATGCGCGACGACCATCTGCGCTCGGCGGACTTCCTCGACGTCGACCGCTTCCCCACGCTGGAGTTCTACAGCGACCGCTTTGTGCACAAGGGCGGCAACCGCTGGGCGGTCACCGGGGCGCTGTCGCTGCACGGCGTGACGCGTACGGTCACGCTCGACACCGAGTACCTCGGGATCGGCAACGGCATGGAGGGCGAGGTGCGGGCGGCGTGCCGGGCCACCACCGAGCTGCGGCGCGACGACTTCACGGTGAGCTGGCAGACGATGCTCGCCCGTGGCATCGCCGTGGTCGGGCCCAGCATCCAGATCGCCCTGGACGTACAGGTCGTCCCCAAGAGCTGA
- the holA gene encoding DNA polymerase III subunit delta, with product MARKTESADPAEVLVPVTIAVGQEDLLLDRAVREVVTAARATDPDTDVRDLTSDQLQPGTLAELTSPSLFAERKVVVVRGAQDLSADTIKDVKAYFGAPAEEITLVLLHAGGAKGKGLLDAARKAGAREVACPKMTKPADRLAFVRGEFRTLGRSATPEACQALVDAIGSDLRELASAVTQLVADVEGTIDDAVVGRYYTGRAEASSFTVADRAVEGRAAEALEALRWSLSTGVAPVLITSALAQGVRAIGKLSSARGGRPADLARELGMPPWKIDRVRQQMRGWTPDGVATALRAVAEADAGVKGGGDDPEYALEKAVVAIARAARSRRG from the coding sequence ATGGCCAGGAAGACTGAATCCGCAGACCCGGCAGAGGTACTCGTCCCCGTCACGATCGCCGTGGGGCAGGAGGATCTGCTGCTCGACCGTGCCGTGCGCGAGGTGGTGACCGCCGCCCGGGCCACCGATCCGGACACGGATGTACGGGACCTCACGTCGGACCAGTTGCAGCCGGGGACGTTGGCTGAGCTGACGAGTCCCTCGCTCTTCGCCGAGCGGAAAGTCGTGGTCGTGCGCGGTGCGCAGGATCTGTCGGCGGACACGATCAAGGACGTGAAGGCGTATTTCGGGGCGCCAGCCGAAGAGATCACGCTGGTGCTGCTGCATGCCGGCGGGGCGAAGGGCAAGGGGCTGCTCGATGCCGCGCGGAAAGCGGGAGCGCGGGAGGTCGCCTGCCCCAAGATGACCAAGCCGGCGGACCGGCTGGCCTTCGTGCGCGGCGAGTTCCGTACGCTCGGGCGGTCGGCCACGCCCGAGGCCTGCCAGGCCCTGGTCGACGCGATCGGCAGTGATCTGCGGGAGTTGGCGTCCGCCGTGACGCAGCTGGTCGCGGATGTCGAGGGGACGATCGACGACGCGGTCGTCGGGCGGTACTACACCGGGCGGGCCGAGGCCTCCAGCTTCACCGTCGCCGACCGGGCCGTGGAGGGGCGGGCGGCGGAGGCCTTGGAGGCGCTGCGGTGGTCCTTGTCGACGGGGGTCGCGCCGGTGCTGATCACCAGCGCGCTGGCGCAGGGAGTACGGGCCATCGGCAAGTTGTCCTCCGCACGCGGGGGGCGTCCGGCCGACCTGGCCCGAGAGCTCGGCATGCCGCCGTGGAAGATCGACCGGGTGCGGCAGCAGATGCGCGGCTGGACGCCGGACGGCGTCGCGACTGCCCTCCGGGCGGTGGCGGAAGCAGACGCGGGCGTCAAGGGTGGGGGCGATGACCCCGAGTACGCCCTCGAGAAGGCGGTTGTTGCGATCGCCCGGGCGGCGCGGTCCCGACGGGGTTAG
- the rpsT gene encoding 30S ribosomal protein S20, with product MANIKSQMKRIKTNEKARLRNKAVKSSLKTAIRKAREAAAAGDVEKATELQRAAARQLDKAASKGVIHKNQAANKKSALASQVASLKG from the coding sequence GTGGCGAACATCAAGTCCCAGATGAAGCGGATCAAGACCAACGAGAAGGCGCGGCTGCGCAACAAGGCCGTGAAGTCCTCGCTGAAGACCGCGATCCGCAAGGCCCGTGAGGCCGCTGCCGCGGGTGACGTCGAGAAGGCCACCGAGCTGCAGCGCGCTGCCGCGCGTCAGCTCGACAAGGCCGCCTCGAAGGGCGTCATCCACAAGAACCAGGCCGCCAACAAGAAGTCGGCGCTTGCTTCCCAGGTCGCTTCCCTCAAGGGCTGA
- the lepA gene encoding translation elongation factor 4, with the protein MPATPNNVPKPSRTDPALIRNFCIIAHIDHGKSTLADRMLQLTGVVEQRQMRAQYLDRMDIERERGITIKSQAVRLPWAPTEDPGNTHILNMIDTPGHVDFTYEVSRSLAACEGTILLVDAAQGIEAQTLANLYLAMENDLTIIPVLNKIDLPAAQPEKFAEELAHLIGCDPGDVLKVSAKTGLGVEALLDKVVAQVPAPVGVKDAPARAMIFDSVYDSYRGVVTYVRVIDGQLNKRERIRMMSTGATHELLEIGTNSPEMLSADGLGVGEVGYLITGVKDVRQSKVGDTITTLSKGATEALGGYKDPKPMVFSGLYPLDGSDYPELRDALDKLQLNDAALVYEPETSAALGFGFRVGFLGLLHLDVIRERLEREFGLDLIATAPNVVYRVIMEDGTEHTVTNPSEFPEGKISEVYEPVVRATILAPSEFIGSIMELCQTRRGTMLGMDYLSEDRVEIRYTLPLAEIVFDFFDQLKSKTRGYASLDYEPTGEQSSSLVKVDILLHGDKVDAFSAITHKDQAYAYGVRLVAKLRELIPRQAFEVPVQAAVGSRVIARETIRAIRKDVLAKCYGGDISRKRKLLEKQKEGKKRMKMVGSVEVPQEAFIAVLASDESATSGRGKK; encoded by the coding sequence GTGCCCGCGACCCCTAACAATGTGCCGAAGCCGAGCCGTACCGACCCGGCTCTGATCCGCAATTTCTGCATCATCGCGCACATCGACCACGGCAAGTCCACGCTCGCCGACCGGATGCTCCAGCTGACCGGTGTGGTCGAGCAGCGGCAGATGCGCGCTCAGTACCTCGACCGTATGGACATCGAGCGCGAGCGCGGCATCACGATCAAGTCCCAGGCGGTCCGGCTGCCCTGGGCTCCGACCGAGGACCCGGGGAACACCCACATCCTCAACATGATCGACACTCCGGGGCACGTGGACTTCACGTACGAGGTGTCCCGGTCGCTCGCCGCGTGCGAGGGGACGATCCTGCTCGTCGACGCCGCTCAGGGCATCGAGGCCCAGACCCTCGCCAATCTCTACCTGGCGATGGAGAACGACCTCACGATCATCCCCGTACTGAACAAGATCGATCTGCCCGCCGCGCAGCCCGAGAAGTTCGCCGAGGAGCTCGCCCACCTCATCGGTTGCGACCCCGGCGACGTCCTCAAGGTCTCCGCCAAGACCGGACTCGGCGTCGAGGCGCTGCTCGACAAGGTCGTCGCGCAGGTCCCCGCGCCCGTCGGCGTGAAGGACGCCCCGGCGCGCGCCATGATCTTCGACTCGGTGTACGACTCCTACCGCGGCGTTGTGACGTACGTACGAGTCATCGACGGGCAGCTCAACAAGCGCGAGCGGATCCGGATGATGTCCACCGGCGCCACGCACGAACTGCTGGAGATCGGCACCAACTCGCCCGAGATGCTCTCCGCCGACGGCCTCGGAGTCGGTGAGGTCGGCTACCTCATCACCGGTGTGAAGGACGTCCGCCAGTCCAAGGTCGGCGACACCATCACCACCCTGAGCAAGGGGGCGACCGAGGCGCTCGGCGGCTACAAGGACCCGAAGCCGATGGTCTTCTCGGGCCTGTATCCGCTGGACGGCTCCGACTACCCCGAGCTGCGCGACGCACTCGACAAGCTTCAGCTCAACGATGCCGCGCTGGTCTACGAGCCGGAGACCTCCGCCGCCCTCGGCTTCGGTTTCCGCGTCGGCTTCCTCGGGCTGCTGCACCTGGATGTGATCCGGGAGCGGCTGGAGCGCGAGTTCGGGCTCGACCTGATCGCCACCGCGCCGAACGTGGTCTACCGCGTGATCATGGAGGACGGCACCGAGCACACGGTGACGAACCCGAGCGAGTTCCCCGAGGGGAAGATCAGTGAGGTGTACGAGCCGGTCGTACGCGCCACGATTCTCGCCCCGAGCGAGTTCATCGGCTCGATCATGGAGCTGTGCCAGACCCGCCGCGGCACCATGCTCGGCATGGACTACCTCTCCGAGGACCGCGTCGAGATCCGCTACACGCTGCCGCTCGCGGAGATCGTCTTCGACTTCTTCGACCAGCTGAAGTCCAAGACCCGCGGCTACGCCTCCCTCGACTACGAGCCCACCGGCGAGCAGAGCAGCTCACTCGTCAAGGTCGACATCCTGCTGCACGGCGACAAGGTGGACGCCTTCTCCGCGATCACCCACAAGGACCAGGCGTACGCATATGGCGTGCGGCTCGTCGCCAAGCTGCGCGAGCTCATCCCGCGGCAGGCCTTCGAGGTGCCCGTCCAGGCGGCCGTCGGCTCCCGGGTCATCGCCCGCGAGACCATCCGCGCCATCCGCAAGGACGTCCTCGCCAAGTGCTACGGCGGTGACATCTCGCGTAAGCGGAAGCTGCTGGAGAAGCAGAAGGAAGGCAAGAAGCGGATGAAGATGGTGGGCTCTGTGGAGGTTCCGCAAGAGGCCTTCATCGCGGTGCTGGCCAGCGACGAGAGCGCGACCTCCGGCAGGGGCAAGAAGTAG
- a CDS encoding AMP-dependent synthetase/ligase, with product MSDTQTLIENRPPSVAALFLERVAATPDAEAYRYPVPPASGEGPDDWKSLTWAQAAERVFAIAAGLIELGVQPEQRVALSSATRVEWILADLGIMCAGAATTTVYPQTNAEESAFILSDSESKVLIAEDAAQLAKAREKRAELPELTHVIVIDGTGVDSSQDEGDWVLTLAELEKRGAAVLEKNPDLVKEKVGAITSDQLATLIYTSGTTGRPKGVRLPHDNWSYMAKATSATGLISADDVQYLWLPLAHVFGKVLTSGQIDVGHVTAVDGRVDKIIENLPVVKPTYMAAVPRIFEKVYNGVAAKARAGGGAKYKIFQWAAGVAREYAKVSQDNFRRTGTASVPFGLGAKHKIADALVYSKLREAFGGNLRACVSGSAALAPDIGYFFAGAGVHILEGYGLTESSAASFVNPGEAYRTGTVGKPLPGCEVRIADDGEILLRGPGIMEGYHKLPDKTAEVLEPDGWFHTGDIGELSPDGYLKITDRKKDLIKTSGGKYIAPAEVEGQFKAVCPYVSNILVHGADRNFCTALIALDEPSILGWAKENGMEGKSYAEVVADPATVELIDGYVKQLNEGLQRWQTIKKFRLLPRDLDIEHGELTPSLKLKRPVVEREYKGLIEEMYAGSREA from the coding sequence GTGAGCGACACACAAACCCTTATCGAGAACCGTCCGCCGTCCGTGGCGGCCCTCTTCCTGGAGCGCGTGGCGGCCACACCGGACGCCGAGGCCTACCGTTACCCCGTACCCCCCGCATCGGGCGAAGGCCCGGACGACTGGAAGTCGCTGACCTGGGCGCAGGCCGCCGAGCGGGTCTTCGCCATCGCCGCGGGCCTGATCGAACTGGGCGTTCAGCCCGAGCAGCGCGTCGCGCTGTCCTCCGCCACCCGGGTCGAGTGGATCCTCGCCGACCTCGGCATCATGTGCGCGGGCGCGGCGACGACGACCGTCTACCCGCAGACCAACGCCGAGGAGTCGGCGTTCATCCTCTCCGACTCCGAGAGCAAGGTCCTGATCGCGGAGGACGCCGCACAGCTCGCCAAGGCGCGCGAGAAGCGGGCCGAACTCCCCGAACTGACCCATGTCATCGTCATCGACGGCACCGGCGTGGACTCCTCCCAGGACGAGGGCGACTGGGTACTCACCCTCGCCGAACTGGAGAAGCGCGGCGCCGCCGTCCTGGAGAAGAACCCCGACCTCGTCAAGGAGAAGGTCGGGGCGATCACCTCCGACCAGCTCGCCACGCTGATCTACACCTCCGGCACCACCGGCCGCCCCAAGGGCGTACGGCTGCCGCACGACAACTGGTCGTACATGGCGAAGGCGACCTCCGCGACCGGGCTGATCAGTGCCGATGACGTGCAGTACCTGTGGCTGCCGCTCGCGCACGTCTTCGGCAAGGTGCTGACGTCCGGGCAGATCGACGTCGGGCATGTCACCGCCGTCGACGGCCGGGTGGACAAGATCATCGAGAATCTGCCGGTGGTGAAGCCGACGTACATGGCGGCCGTGCCGCGCATCTTCGAGAAGGTCTACAACGGCGTCGCGGCCAAGGCCCGCGCCGGTGGCGGCGCCAAGTACAAGATCTTCCAGTGGGCGGCGGGGGTCGCGCGCGAGTACGCGAAGGTCAGCCAGGACAACTTCCGCAGGACCGGTACGGCCTCCGTGCCCTTCGGCCTCGGCGCCAAGCACAAGATCGCGGACGCGCTCGTCTACTCCAAGCTCCGCGAGGCCTTCGGCGGCAACCTGCGCGCCTGCGTCTCCGGATCGGCCGCGCTCGCGCCCGACATCGGCTACTTCTTCGCCGGCGCCGGCGTGCACATCCTGGAGGGGTACGGACTGACCGAGTCGTCCGCCGCGTCCTTCGTGAACCCGGGGGAGGCGTACCGCACGGGCACCGTGGGCAAGCCGCTGCCCGGCTGCGAGGTGCGGATCGCGGACGACGGCGAGATCCTGCTGCGCGGGCCCGGGATCATGGAGGGCTACCACAAGCTGCCCGACAAGACCGCCGAAGTCCTGGAGCCGGACGGCTGGTTCCACACCGGTGACATCGGGGAGCTGTCGCCCGACGGCTATCTGAAGATCACCGACCGCAAGAAGGACCTCATCAAGACGTCCGGCGGCAAGTACATCGCGCCGGCCGAGGTCGAGGGCCAGTTCAAGGCGGTGTGCCCGTACGTCTCCAACATCCTCGTGCACGGCGCCGACCGGAACTTCTGCACCGCGCTCATCGCGCTCGACGAGCCGTCCATCCTCGGCTGGGCCAAGGAGAACGGCATGGAGGGCAAGTCGTACGCCGAGGTCGTCGCCGACCCCGCGACGGTCGAGCTCATCGACGGGTACGTCAAGCAGCTGAACGAAGGGCTTCAGCGGTGGCAGACCATCAAGAAGTTCCGGCTTCTGCCGCGGGATCTCGACATTGAGCATGGCGAACTGACGCCGAGTCTGAAATTGAAGCGGCCGGTTGTTGAGCGGGAGTACAAGGGGCTGATCGAGGAGATGTACGCGGGCTCTCGCGAGGCCTAG
- a CDS encoding response regulator, with amino-acid sequence MSTEASTGERANILLVDDMEDNLIALEAVLGSLNEPLIRARSGEEAMKALLRQRFAVVLLDIRMPGMDGFETAANIKRLDQTKDVPIIFLTGTDADSGYAFRGYATGAADYLTKPFDPWVLRAKVTVFLDLHRKNRQLERMLAQQRAHGAQVNASLDALEKQLTEASPDLAGVRRQVRDLRALVKGNGAV; translated from the coding sequence ATGAGTACTGAGGCATCGACCGGCGAACGCGCCAACATCCTCCTCGTGGACGACATGGAGGACAACCTGATAGCGCTGGAGGCGGTCCTGGGCTCCCTCAACGAGCCGCTGATACGGGCCCGTTCGGGCGAGGAGGCGATGAAGGCACTGCTTCGGCAACGGTTCGCCGTAGTACTACTCGACATCCGCATGCCGGGCATGGACGGCTTCGAGACCGCCGCGAACATCAAGCGCCTGGACCAGACCAAGGACGTCCCGATCATCTTCCTGACGGGCACAGACGCCGACTCGGGCTACGCCTTCCGCGGCTACGCCACCGGCGCCGCCGACTACCTGACCAAGCCCTTCGACCCCTGGGTCCTAAGAGCCAAGGTCACAGTCTTCCTGGACCTCCACCGAAAGAACCGCCAACTGGAACGAATGCTGGCGCAGCAACGGGCACACGGCGCACAGGTGAACGCCAGCTTGGACGCCCTGGAGAAGCAACTGACGGAGGCTTCCCCGGACTTGGCTGGAGTGCGCAGGCAGGTCAGAGACCTACGGGCGTTGGTGAAGGGCAACGGCGCCGTGTGA